The DNA sequence TGAAGAAGTTGGTGAACTGGGCGTCGGTGACCGAGGTGTTCTGCGACACCAGGTCGGACAGCGTGCGGGCCACGAGGGTGACCTTGCGATCGACGGCAACGCCGGTGGAAAACTCGACGGCGCCGAAGAACAGCACCAGCATCAGCGGGACGGTGACGGCGAACTCGGTCGCAGCAATGCCGCTACGGTCGCGCCCGAACTCGGCAAGACGCCGCCAGAAGATCCGGAACGGTGTCGAGATCGCCGCCTTCATCGCCACGCTCCTTAGCAACCCGACGCCGGCGCCGAGAACGGCTCGTTCTGAAACGCCGCGGTCGCGGTGAGCCATTTCTTGGTGGTGCCAGGATTGGACATGTTGAAGCCGAGCCCGGTGACGAACAACGGCCACTGGTACGAAAGACTCACGAACACGATGTCGCCGCCATTGCCGGGGCAATAGTTCTGAGCGCCGGTGAAATTGCCGCTGCCATCGTACACGGTGCTGTTACTGATAGACGAAAATGCAGGATAGCTTTGGACATTGACCTTGACGTTGGCGCAGGTGAACAGCGCCGGGATCTGGTTGCAGACATAGGTCTTGAATTGCGCCTGGGTCATTGAGCCGCTCTGCGCCTGCCCGGTCAAGATATAGCGCGCCGCCGATTGCGTAACGGTTTCCAGCACCTGGGAGGCGAAGAACATCAGCGCAACTTCGATGATCGCAAACAACAGGGCGAAGAACACCGGCGCCACGAGGGCGAATTCCACCGCGGCTGAACCGCGCCGATGACGGCGGAAGCGGCGCAGCAGGGTCTTCAGGGAAACGGCAGACGGCATCGGCAATCCCAAGGGCTTACGGCTGCATCGATGCCGCCAGAAATAGCCGAAACTCATTGTTGAATTGTTGCGCCAAAGGCGCGCGCGGCGGGACGCCGTGTTAACGGATCATTAACCAGGT is a window from the Terriglobia bacterium genome containing:
- a CDS encoding TadE/TadG family type IV pilus assembly protein, producing the protein MPSAVSLKTLLRRFRRHRRGSAAVEFALVAPVFFALLFAIIEVALMFFASQVLETVTQSAARYILTGQAQSGSMTQAQFKTYVCNQIPALFTCANVKVNVQSYPAFSSISNSTVYDGSGNFTGAQNYCPGNGGDIVFVSLSYQWPLFVTGLGFNMSNPGTTKKWLTATAAFQNEPFSAPASGC
- a CDS encoding TadE/TadG family type IV pilus assembly protein produces the protein MKAAISTPFRIFWRRLAEFGRDRSGIAATEFAVTVPLMLVLFFGAVEFSTGVAVDRKVTLVARTLSDLVSQNTSVTDAQFTNFF